A DNA window from Daucus carota subsp. sativus chromosome 3, DH1 v3.0, whole genome shotgun sequence contains the following coding sequences:
- the LOC108211347 gene encoding ubiquitin-conjugating enzyme E2 variant 1D — MTIGSGGSGIVVPRNFRLLEELERGEKGIGDGSVSYGMDDADDIYMRSWTGTIIGPHNTAHDGRIYTVKLFCDKDYPDKPPTVRFHSRINMTCVNHDTGLVEAKKFGMLANWQREFTMEHILTQLRKEMTTSQNRKLAQPQDGTYF; from the exons TACCGAGGAACTTCCGATTGCTAGAAGAACTTGAACGTGGAGAGAAGGGTATTGGTGATGGTTCTGTAAGCTATGGGATGGACGATGCAGATGACATATACATGCGCTCATGGACAGGAACTATAATTGGTCCTCATAAT ACTGCACATGATGGTCGCATTTATACGGTGAAGCTGTTTTGCGACAAAGATTATCCAGACAAGCCTCCTACTGTTCGTTTTCATTCTCGCATCAATATGACCTGTGTGAATCATGATACTGGATTG GTTGAAGCAAAGAAGTTTGGGATGCTAGCTAATTGGCAACGGGAATTCACAATGGAACACATATTGACTCAGTTGCGCAAAGAAATGACCACCTCTCAGAACCGAAAGCTTGCCCAACCTCAAGATGGAACCTACTTCTAA